CTATGAAATTCAAGTGGCTTTTAGTGGGAAAAACGATTTTTAGAAACAAACCTAAACTATGAAAAACTCACTACAGGTTCGAAATTATCGTTGACTAAGAGAAATAGTTTTTGACTGAGCCGGgggctcacgccttaatcccaacactttgcggggccaaggtgcgcggatcacttgaggccaggagttggagaccaacctgaccaacatgatggaacgctgtctctactgaaaagtcaaaacttagccgggtgtggtggcacacacctgtattcccagctcctcaaaaggctgaggcaggagaatcacttgtacctgggaggtagaagctgcagtgagccgagatcatgccacagtacTCTAGCCTTGGCGAAAGAGCAAgaccgttaaaaaaaaaaaaaaagaagaagaagaagaagaaaaagaaaaaagaaagcaaaagaaaaattaaaatgatttcctTTAATATATGTCCCTTTCTTCCTCAGACTAAATATCCTgcaaacataagaaaatataagagTATCTCAGGAAGTTATACAGAGCAGGGAAAGTTAGATTTTCCAATATGGAGGAGACACTCAGCAGAAAACTGTGCATCCATGCTTGAGGGGCTGGGTCAGAGAAGCTGTCATGCGTCACCCAACAAGCCTCTGGAGCCAGTTACGTAACTAGCAAACGCTTCCCACTAAGTAAAGATGTCACTTCTCTGAACTTAGTCTTCTCGTCTGCACACTAAAGCTGTTGTGCCGCTAGCCTCCTTCCAGTTCTGATTTATGATGGTTCAAACTTAAAGATTTGTCTTTAGTTACATTCTCAGTTTTCACAATAAATAggttgtaaatattattttctatcacTTGTTCCAGaattataaaagaaacataaattatatGCTATTTAAATTATGGtgtaagtataaatatatatatatatttttaaacattcgtGTATGCAcctatattttttatgttaataataTATCTCATCCCATACATGAATTCGCACTATGGTAAGAATGCATGCCATCGAATACAAACAAAATGCCACGAAAttcaacaaaatgttttatttctgaagaTAATTTGctacatttctgattttttttaatgttagagtcgtatttcttgtttctcttttccaaaaAACAATTAATGCCAATGTGTACACCCTGAACGGACAGCTTTAGCATAACTTGGTATAGAGTTAGATAAGCTCAGTTTAAATTAATGCTGATAAAACCTCCAGAATTGCTGAAGAGACCATACTACGTGAGTAGAATTAGAGAAAGTGGAATGAGGTTCTTCTTGTCCTGTTAATTGATTTGGGATCCATTAAGGattttaaggagaaataaaatggtcAGATGATGGGTTATTAATTTATACGAAGGAAAATAGATTATAAAGATGAGCGGTCAGGATCAGGAAACTAGTCATGGTTGCTGTGATTCCAGAAGAAAATGTTTGAGAGAAGGTGATATCAAAATTTATCTCTAATATGAGTTATTACagtaaaaaatatgtatacttttttgtttgttttttattgcaaGTGAGACCTTGTCATTTTCCCGACATTAAACATGGAGGTCTGTATTATGAGAGCATGCGTCGACCATACTTTCCAGTAGCTGTAGGAAAATATTTCTCCTATTACTGTGATGAATCTTTTGAGACTCCTTCAGGAAGTTACTGGGATTACATTCATTGCACACACGATGGGTGGTCACCAGCAGTACCATGCCTCAGTAAGTAAACCTCTGGACAGCTATACATGCATAAAACTTTCAAAGATTAAAGAAAGGAGAGCACATAAGTGATTACTCTTGTCTTATGTAACAGAAATAGGGCCAAGAAAAGAGTTGTTCAAGCAAAATGACGAGAATAGATCTTTTCTATTATGAGGAGTTCTTGAAAAtcatatgagaaataaatatagaGACTTTATGAGAATATCTATAtagtttatacatattttaattatttaaactacAGATAAGTAATCTTCAATGCTGatatttctttttgtgaaaacttttgttaataattttagtTCAtacttatttgtatattattttttgatgtttatgCACTCTAATATGGtaacaataattttaatatactattttgaacaaatttatgcttctcatttactttatttatttatcattgttATGGTCCTtaggaaaatgttattttccttatttggaaaatggACATAATGAAAATAATGGAAGAAAGTTTGTACAGGGTAACTCTATAGAAGTTGCCTGCCATCCTGGCTATGGTCTTCGAAATGAGCAGACCACAGTTAACTGTACGGAGAATGGCT
This region of Macaca fascicularis isolate 582-1 chromosome 1, T2T-MFA8v1.1 genomic DNA includes:
- the CFHR3 gene encoding complement factor H-related protein 3 isoform X2; protein product: MLLLINVILTLWVSCANGQVRPCHFPDIKHGGLYYESMRRPYFPVAVGKYFSYYCDESFETPSGSYWDYIHCTHDGWSPAVPCLRKCYFPYLENGHNENNGRKFVQGNSIEVACHPGYGLRNEQTTVNCTENGWSPPPRCIHVNSTRKCGPPPPIDNGDTTSFPLSLYAPDSSVEYQCQNLYQLEGNKRVTCRNGQWSEPPKCLHKYFNIRMDPGKISVMSLIFRCL